The genomic stretch TAGCATTCAACGAGCAAACTTTGGAGTTAGTAAACCATTTGTAGCTGAAGGGAATAATAAGGGGATTGAAGATTTGAATACACAACTTGTTCTCAAAGCAATGGAAATAGCCTTAGAAAAGAATGCGCCTAAGGTGAACGTAAACGTTTAGAACAAGTATTAGCTAAATATCGAAAAGAATCTTATGTCAAATGGAATTTTCCTCCTTAAAAGAGCTGTTCCATTGTTATACATAAGAACCCCTCTTGAATATCAAGGAGGGAACGGCATAATCTTGTTTGAGTTCGAACCAGCGACCGCTACCTTGTTAAGATGGCGGTCTTTTTGATATATTAATCTTCTTTCTGTATTATAAATTCCCAAAACTTCTTTAATTCCTCTCGTTTTTGAGGAGTCGCATTTTTTATATCTTCAAACCATTGATAAAGCTCAGGATCTTGTATGTCTGTAACTTGTCTCATTTCAGTTGTACCGAGGAGGTAATCAATTGATACTTCAAAGAAAGTCGCTAATTTTATCAATGTATTATAATCAGGTTCTCGATTTCCTTGTTCATACATTGCATATGTAGTTCGAGCAATCCCTAGTTGATTTGCCATGTCTTCTTGACGCAGTTTGCGTTCTTTTCGAAGAGTGTGTAGTCTAGTGCCAAACATATGCTACCTCCTTTTAGGTGTTTTCTATATCAATTATAACGTCACAATATGTAACATTTAACAAAGTACACGAAATGTGTAAATAATGTTGATTTCATACCTATTATTGTGTAGTATAATTATTAATTACACATTTTGTGACAATGAAAGGAGGAAATAATGAGGCTTTGGTTATTAGAAAAACGTAAAAATAAAGAGAAAACACAAGATTGTATTGCATATAAGGCAAGAATATCTAGAAGTATGTATGCAATGATTGAAAGTGGTGAAAGAAATCCAAGTGTTCCTGTCGCAAAGAATATAGCTAACGTACTAAATTTTGATTGGACTCTTTTTTTTGAAGATTAGTGTCACGATACGTGTAATTTTGAGGGGAGAATTTAATTTCTATATTGTTTTCCTAAAACGAAATAAATTATTACTTATTTTTAAAAAAATATTAGAGAAGGGAAGTGTTTAATATGAACATGAAAACATTTGAAATGCGTGAAAAACGTTTAGCAGAACTACTAGGTCCAAAAGTACTATGGGAATTTATCAGTGCCGTCACAGAGGAAATTGAAAAGCAGGAATTAGGGTCTACACCAGGTTTGTTAGAAGATCTATTCATACATGTGAAAGAAACCATCCAAATTCAAAATATGAATCAATGCATAACAAAAGCCCCTGTAAAAACAGAGGCTGGTAGTATAGATAAAGAGACATTATATATAGAAGCATATGTAGAATTAATTAATCATAAGTTTGTTATTTCTGAATTAGCTGTAGAGCTTTCATCTGTTCTAAAAGAATTAAATTGTTTTGTTCAATCATCTTTGCCACAGCTTCAAAATGAGCTTGATTCTCAAGAACCTCAATCTGCTTCTCTTTAGGGAGTGATTGAAGTATTTCTTTTATTTCTTTACACTCGTATATGTTATTCTCCGAGTCTTCGATTAATTTATTGCGACGATTGGTGTATTCAAGTGCACCTAAAGTCGCTAATGCGCGAGGATCTAATCCCAGAATTTCCATGTATTCCTCTCCTTTCCTCTACAATAATTCGATAGGGGAAAGGAGATTCCTTTAATGATTTAGTAGAGTCTTTATATAGCTATACAAATTGTTAATGATTAGTAGACACATGTTACCTAGCAGGAATGTAATAGAATTAGGCTTTAAAGAGCTTCTAAAAAGGATGAAAAGAAAGGAGAATCCAGTAATTCTCACTCTTTTCTCTTAAATAATCTACATATGATACGTTTGTTTTCTTTTATCATGAATTCTACATTGGATTCTTTGGGGAAGATTAGGGAGATATATAGGATATGGGGGATGGATGAATAGATAAACAAAATGAAAGAGAATTATAAGAATTACAGGGATTGTTAAGGAGTTATTAGGTAATAAATTTTAAAGTATTTAAGAGTGGGAAGATGTGTATCAATCGTTACTTAAAAAGTAAAAGATTAATGATTAAATAGGGAGAAGTGTCTAAGTTACTTGTATAGATGAAATAATGGAGCATATGAAATTATAGCATGATGAACCATGTTGAAATAAATAGAAGGGGATCTTTAGGTAGGCTAATCAGGAATAAGGAATGCTGAGAAAGTGGCTATTGAATTTGAAGAAGTTAAAGTGTGAAAGGTGTCACTTATGTAAGAATATCTATTACTAATTTACTCTATATAAAAAAGCAGCTGCACAAAAGTACAGCTAGTCTTCTTCGCAAATTTATATGGCCTGGATGACGAATTGGGATTTAGGTATAAATAGTAATTGTGCTGCTAAGGAAGTTGTTGTGTTAGCAAATGGGTATGCTTCCTTATAAAGAAATTTACTATACACTATTTCATTCATTTCAAAGGTCGTATACAGTTTTTTAAGGATTTTTTGAGAAATTTTATTTGTACAAGCAGCGATAAAATCATAATCTCTTTTACTTATTTCTTGAATGGCATGTGAAAGAAGGGTAGTGACTATACCACTTCCCATCCAATCTGGATGACAAGCGCCCATATCTAGATAGACCAATTTTTCTTTATCTAAATGAGAAAATTCAATAGATTCTGTCTCTAATGTATCTAAAAGTTGAAAAATAGGTTCCATTTGCGGGCATAGTTCAATCGCTTTCTCTGTATCTATTAGTGGCTGAGTTACTTTTTTTGTTAAAAGAACTCCAACAATTTGAAAATTTTCTATTGCTACAAATGACATAGCTTGAGATACAGCTTGTTTCATCATTTCTTCGCACATTTTGTGAAA from Bacillus thuringiensis encodes the following:
- a CDS encoding helix-turn-helix domain-containing protein, translating into MFGTRLHTLRKERKLRQEDMANQLGIARTTYAMYEQGNREPDYNTLIKLATFFEVSIDYLLGTTEMRQVTDIQDPELYQWFEDIKNATPQKREELKKFWEFIIQKED
- a CDS encoding helix-turn-helix transcriptional regulator, whose product is MRLWLLEKRKNKEKTQDCIAYKARISRSMYAMIESGERNPSVPVAKNIANVLNFDWTLFFED